DNA from Thermomicrobium roseum DSM 5159:
ACTGAGTGCCGCGAGAGCGAACGGCTATCACGACTAGCCGGGAGCGCCGACTGGACTCCTGATGCCCCGCCCAGCGCGGGCGGGTGCGCTCTTTTTCCCAGCAGCTCAGATCCCCGCGTAATACTCAGCGAGCCGCTCGCGAGCGATACGCCGCAGCTTTCGGAGTGCCTCGTTTTCGATCTGCCGGACACGCTCGCGACTGATGCCGAGGAGATCCCCGACTTCGGCGAGCGTCCGTGGCTCACCATCCGAGAGACCGTATCGCAACTGGAGGACCAGTCGTTCGCGCGGCGTCAGCATTTCCAGAATTTCAGCGATATCGCGCCGCATCAGCGACTCCTCGGCGAGTTCCTCGGGCGACTGCGCCAACTCGTCAGCGATGAGATCGCCGAGACTCGTCTCGTCCTCCTCACTGAGCGGTTGATCCAAGGAAACGGCCCGCTGCGCGGCCCGGACGATCTGCGCGATCTTTTCCGGCTGCACGCTCATCGCTTCTGCGATCTCTTCCGGTGTCGGCTGCCGCCCCAGTTCCTGCGCGAGTTGCGTCGTCGTCCGGTGGTAGCGAGTGATGGAGTCAGTCATGTGGACCGGCAAGCGGATCGTCCGACCCTGATCAGCGATCGCACGCGTGATCGCCTGGCGAATCCACCAGGTCGCATAGGTGCTGAAACGATATCCCCGGCGCCAGTCGAACTTCTCGACTGCCCGCATGAGCCCGATGTTTCCCTCCTGAATGAGATCGAGGAGCGACAGCCCCCGCCCAACATAGCGCTTCGCGATGCTGACCACCAACCGTAGATTCGAGCGGACGAAGCGTTGCAGCGCCTCGGTATCCCCCTCCTTGATGCGCTTGGCGAGCTCGACTTCCTCTTCGGGCGTGAGCAACGGTGCCTCAGCGATGTCCCGCAGGTAGAGCCGCAGGGGATCGCTGGCCAGCGAAGGATCGCTCCGGAAGAGATCTTCCAGTTCCGCGTCGCTGAGGAGCGCCTCGGGCTCGACGATTTCCGCTTCGACCGGCTCGATCGCTCGCTCCTCGGCAAACGCTTCGCTCGCTTCCCGCTCCACCGACCGGCTCGTTCCACTTCGCCGGCGCCGGCTGGTCTCCCGTCGCTCGCGCTCCTGCGTCATGCACATCCTCCAGCATCGATCCCGTGCCCCTCACCCCCGTCACCCGTCATCGACCCAGGGTAACGGTGCCGAGTCGTCGAGGTCAGGGGAGGGGGATTTCGCCAGACGAACTTCCCCAGATCGGCAGGTCGCCTCCGCTACCCGCGACCCTGCCATCTGGTTGGGCAACGCGGGCCTCCTCGCACGCTGTCAGTATATACTCTTGGCTGAGGCGACGCGCGAAGGATCATCCATGATTCCTACTCGTCTGGTTCTCCGGCACTTTCTGTGCTATCGCGACCCGGTGGAAGTCGATTTTACCGGTCTGCAGCTGGCCTGCCTGTCCGGTGAGAACGGCGCCGGCAAGTCGGCCCTCCTCGATGCGATGACCTGGGCGTTGTGGGAAAAGGCACGCGCCAGCAATCAACATCTGGTCAGCCTCGGCGAACTCGAGACACGCGTCGAGTTCAGCTTCCGTCTCGACGGGCGAGAATACCGGGTCGTTCGGGCGTATACGAGCAGTGGCAAGAAGGGTTCGCTGCTCGAACTCCATGTCAGGACAGAGGATGGCTGGTATCCGCTCGCCTCCAGCGGCAAGCACACTGTGCAAGCGGAAATCGATCGCCTGCTCGGCATCAGTTACTCGACGTTCGTCAATTCTGTCTTTCTCCTCCAGGGAAGAGCGGATGAGTTCACCCGCCAGACACCGGCCAAACGGAAAGAAATTCTGGCCGAATTGCTCGAGCTCGACCGGTACGAGCGATATCGCGAGGTCGCTCGCGAGGAAGCGAAACGACTCCACGACGAGCGCACTCGCTCCGAGCAGATGCTCGCCGCACTCCGCGAGCAGGCAGCCCAGGCACCTGCACTCCGCGACCAGGTCACCCGGCTCGAAAACGCGCTCGACGCCCAGCGAGCGCAGTTGGCACAACTGCGCGAGCAGCTCAAGCTCAGGCAAGAGCGCTTGTATCGACTGCAACTGGAAGTCGAGCGTTACCGCGAGCGGTCAGCACGCCACGCTGAACTCGTGAGAGAGTGCGCAAAACGTCACGAAGAAAAGGATCGACTGGAACAACGACTCGCGACGCAGCAGGCCATCCTGCAACGCGCGCCGGAGATCGAGCGTCGAGCACAGGAACTGGACGCCGTCCAGCGCGAACTCGACGAACTCGGTCGCATCGCCGCGGAACGGCAGCGTATCCAGCAGGAGCTCCTCCAGCGCGAGCGTGACCTGGAAAGCAAGCGACGCGAACGTGCTGTCCGCAAGCAAGCGCTCGAGACCCGCATCAAAGAGACGGAGCAGGCGCTCGCTCAACGGCCCGAGCTGCAAGCGCGACTCGTCCAGATCGACGAGGAGCTTGCTCGACTCGCCACCCTCCGGGAGCGGCAAGCGGAACTCGACAACCAAAAGGTGCAACGCGAAGCGCGGCGCGGTGAATTGCGGGCGCTCGCGAACCAACTGCGCCAGCAGATGAAGGAACTTCAGGAACAGTTACAGCAGCTGTCCGCCATCGACGCCGTCTGTCCCGTGTGTCTCCGACCGCTCACGCCGGAGGAACGCGCTCGCCAGGAGGCTCAAGTACGCGAACGAGGAGCGCAGCTTCGGTCCACCTTCGACGCCAGCCGGAATGAAGACCTTCAGCTCGCCAAGGAGTTAGAGGAAATCCAGCAGCGTCGTCGCGAGCTCGACGCCGAATTGAGGAGAGAGGGTGATCTCCAAGCCGAAGGCGGCAAGATACGCGGTGATCTCGAAAAACTCGCTCGGCAGGAGCGCGAACTGGCTCAGTTGCGGCGCGAATTGGAGCAGCTGAGTCGCTCGGAGGAGTTCGACCCCGAGTACCGATCACTCGCAGACGAGGTGCAGAAGCTCCGGCAGCAATTGACAGCACTCGTTTTCGATCCGGAACGCCGTGAGGCACTCGAGCGACGGCGCCGCGAACTCGAGCCGGTTCGGCAAGAACTACTGCAACTGCGCGACGCGCGAACAGCTGTGCAGCACCTCGCCGAACGGCTGAGCGAACTCGAACGCGAGATCGCGACGCTCGAGACCGAGCGGGTGAGTTTGGAGGCTGAACTGGCAGCCTGGTCCCCGCCAGAACGAGAACTGGAGACCGTGCACAGCGAACTCGAACAAC
Protein-coding regions in this window:
- a CDS encoding sigma-70 family RNA polymerase sigma factor, whose protein sequence is MTQERERRETSRRRRSGTSRSVEREASEAFAEERAIEPVEAEIVEPEALLSDAELEDLFRSDPSLASDPLRLYLRDIAEAPLLTPEEEVELAKRIKEGDTEALQRFVRSNLRLVVSIAKRYVGRGLSLLDLIQEGNIGLMRAVEKFDWRRGYRFSTYATWWIRQAITRAIADQGRTIRLPVHMTDSITRYHRTTTQLAQELGRQPTPEEIAEAMSVQPEKIAQIVRAAQRAVSLDQPLSEEDETSLGDLIADELAQSPEELAEESLMRRDIAEILEMLTPRERLVLQLRYGLSDGEPRTLAEVGDLLGISRERVRQIENEALRKLRRIARERLAEYYAGI
- a CDS encoding AAA family ATPase; the protein is MIPTRLVLRHFLCYRDPVEVDFTGLQLACLSGENGAGKSALLDAMTWALWEKARASNQHLVSLGELETRVEFSFRLDGREYRVVRAYTSSGKKGSLLELHVRTEDGWYPLASSGKHTVQAEIDRLLGISYSTFVNSVFLLQGRADEFTRQTPAKRKEILAELLELDRYERYREVAREEAKRLHDERTRSEQMLAALREQAAQAPALRDQVTRLENALDAQRAQLAQLREQLKLRQERLYRLQLEVERYRERSARHAELVRECAKRHEEKDRLEQRLATQQAILQRAPEIERRAQELDAVQRELDELGRIAAERQRIQQELLQRERDLESKRRERAVRKQALETRIKETEQALAQRPELQARLVQIDEELARLATLRERQAELDNQKVQREARRGELRALANQLRQQMKELQEQLQQLSAIDAVCPVCLRPLTPEERARQEAQVRERGAQLRSTFDASRNEDLQLAKELEEIQQRRRELDAELRREGDLQAEGGKIRGDLEKLARQERELAQLRRELEQLSRSEEFDPEYRSLADEVQKLRQQLTALVFDPERREALERRRRELEPVRQELLQLRDARTAVQHLAERLSELEREIATLETERVSLEAELAAWSPPERELETVHSELEQLKQREQSEEELIERLQSQLGALRQRLTDAEAAQDEAERVSRELDRLAREIAVLETLDRAFGKHGIQTMVFENVLPDLAEAANEILDRLPGNTLRIDFVTQRDKTSGDGAIETLDILISDEFGQRPYELYSGGEAFRINFALRVALSLLLVERAGRRLETLVIDEGFGTQDAKGREGLIQALQSVQDRFALILVITHLEDLKEQFPQRIEVYKTSGGSQVTVIR